From the Pseudomonas sp. VD-NE ins genome, the window CTGAATATCTAAAGCATCCCCCATACAGTCCTCTCTCCCTTTGGGAGAGGGCTAGGGTGAGGGCCTTCCAATTCCGGATTCAGCAAAGCACTTCCAAGTCGCTGAATATCTAAAGCATCCCCCATTCAGTCCCCTCTCCCTTTGGGAGAGGGCTAGGGTGAGGGGGGCCTCAAGATGTAACGATTCAGTACAGGCCGCCACTTGCCTATAACTGCAGCTCATGCTTAGCTGGCTAATAATTAGATTTTCTTTATTTTCAGTCTAACCGTGAGTGTTTTATGCCGTTAACCGATCAACACCGCTTTGGCATGCAACTGGCACAGATGTCCCGTGGCTGGCGTGCCGAACTGGACCGCCGACTGGCCGGGCTGGGGCTGTCCCAGGCGCGCTGGCTGGTGCTGCTGCATCTGGCGCGTTTTGAAGAGGCGCCGACCCAACGGGAGCTGGCGCAGAGCGTCGGCGTCGAAGGGCCGACCCTCGCTCGATTGCTTGATAGTCTGGAAAGCCAGGGGCTGGTGCAACGTCAGTCCGTGATGGAAGACCGCAGGGCGAAAAAAATCGTTCTCTGCGCACCAGCGCTGCCGCTGATCGAACAAATCGAAACCATTGCCACACAACTGCGTCACGAGCTGTTCGAAGGCGTCGACGAGGCGGATTTGAAGGTGTGCATGCGGGTTCACGGGCACATTCTGGCCAACCTGGAAAAATCTTGAGGCACATCCACGTGCCGGATCTTTGAGAGATCGCGCTGAGCCGACTATAAGAACTACTGGGCAATATCGTGTTCGTACCGGATGTGCGAACGCATAGAAGTCGGTTTTGCTTATTTAAGGGATGCTCATGCTCGCAAGTCGGCACGTGGTACTGCGCGGTGGCGCCAAATGGCTGCTGGTCGCCGGTGTTTTCAGCTATTCGGCCTGGTCGATGGCCTTGGGGCTGGGTGATATCACCGTTCATTCAGGCCTCAATCAGCCGCTCAAGGCCGATATCGCGTTGGTCGATGTCGGCGGGCTGACGCAAAACGATCTGGCGGTACGCCTGGCCACGGTGGATGAGTTCGCCGAAGCCGGGGTCGAGCGGGTGTTCTTCCTCAACGACCTCAAGTTCATCCCGATTCTGCATGGCAATCGCCAGATGATCCGGGTGACCTCAAGCAAACCGGTCAACGAACCCTTTCTCAACTTCCTCGTGCAGCTCGATCAGCCCAATGGCCGTTTGCTGCGTGAGTACACGGTGTTGATCGATCCACCGGGTTCACCGGGTATCGTGCCGGCCACCGATGAGCCGGATCCGCGTGCGCAATCCTCCGCGTTTCCCACTGTCGAACCTGTCGTGGCAGCGCCGCAGGCACCTCAGGCCAAGCGCGATAGCGTGCCAGCGCCAACGCCTGCAACTCCACCCGCCAACGATGCGCTGACCGAGCAATTGGCAGCCAGTGTGTTACTCAATCAGCAACTGCAAAAAAGCCTCGACGAACTCAACGCGAAACTGCAGACCCAGGATGTGCAGATTGCCGACGGCAAGAAGCAGATCACTGACCTGCAAACGCGCTTGGTCGAACTTCAGAAAGCACCGCCACCGGCCGCAGTGACACCGACAGTTGCTCCGGCACCGGTTGTGGCAACCGTCGAGTCCGGCGATGACAGTCTGAACTGGCCGCTGCTCGGCGGCCTGTTGCTGTTGCTGGGGGCCTTGGCGGGGTTGTTTGTGCACCGTCGACGGCAACAACAGATGCCAGCTGACGAACCACTGCCGCTGGTGCCGATGGGCAATGAGCCGGATGTCACCGAAGCGCAACGCGCCGACCCCGTCAGCACGCACTCAGCGCAGCATCGCGAAGAACCGGCGGCGGGCGATGTACTGGAGGCCGTGGGAATCTATCTGGCATATGGGCGATTGGGCGAAGCTGCCGGGTTGCTGCGCGATGCCTTGCACAAGGAGCCGGAACGCATCGATATCGCTTTGCAGTTGCTTGAAGTACTGGGGCGCCAAGGTGACAGCGTCGCGTATGAGCAGCATGAGAATCATTTGCGTGAGTTGGGCGTGGATGCCCAGACGTTGCAGGACGTTCGCGCCCGCCATCCGAAACTGGCGAGTACCGCACCGTTAGCCGCGCTGTCGCCGGTCATTGCGGCAGCCCCCATCGTTGCTGCGCCGCCTGCGCCAGAAGGTGATTTCGAGCTGAATCTGGGTGAGTTGTCGATGGATTCCAGTTGGGATCTGGAAGACAGTCGCCCGGCCACCGCTGAGGCTCAGGCAGACATCTCGGCGCTGGGTTCCGGCCTGCAAGTATTGCCTCAGGACTTTGAATTGCCGGAGGCGGCCGGCGAAGACGCCGAGCTTGAGTGGATTCCTGAACCGGACGCCGGACCGCTGGATGAAGATTTTCTCAATGAATTTGCTGATGCCGAGCCATCACTGGCGTTGCAAACCCTGGATTTGCAAGTGCCGGAGCCGGTACACGGCGAACACTCCGGCAAGCTCGAACAGGCGCAGACGTGCATTGATGACGGCGACCTCGACAGTGCGATTGCGTTGCTCAACGAACTGCTCAAGGAAGGGGATGAGCCGTTAAAGCAAACAGCGCGGACGTTGCTGGCGGGGATTCGCTGAACCCCTGATCGATTTGCGGTGGATCCGATACCGATTTCGCGAGTAGGCTCGCTCCCACATTGAAATGCGTTCCCCTGTGGGAGCGAGCCTGCTCGCGAAGACTGACCTTCAGTCAATATCAATTCCGAATCTGGATCAGAAGGTCTGCCCCAGATTCAGATAAACCGCCTGCTCATTCGCATCATTCAACCCGTAACTGAAATTCAACGGCCCCAGTGGCGTGTCAAAACCTATAAACACGCTGGCCGCGTTGATGTAGCCGCTGTCGAACTCATTGTCGTTGTTCCATGCCCGTCCGCGTTCCAGCGAGGCACCGGCGTACAGCGGAAAATCCAGCGGCAGATACGAGCGCGGCGTCAGCCGGCGGTAGTACACCGCGCGCATCAGGCTGACGTTCTGCCCGGAAATCGCGTCTTCACGGAAACCCGACAACTGCCGCGCACCGCCGAGCAGGAAGCTCGAGGTGACCACGTTGGCATCGTCCAGCGTACGCCCGTAGCGCCCGCCGAGAATCAGCGTGTCCGGGCCACGGCTCATGGCTTTGTCGAGTTTGAATTCCCACTGTCGATAACGCGTGTCCGAACCCAGCCCCGGTTCGAACTGCATCAGCGTCAGGCTGACGTCCTTGCCTTCGTGAGGGAAGTAGACGTTATCCAGCGAGTCGTAGGAATACTTCAGCGTATAGAAGCCTTCGTTGAAGTTTTCACTCGGCAGATCCTGATCGCCAATGCGCACATCGGCCTTGCCCCAGGCCTCGCCAACACCGAACCGCACTTCGCCGTTGTTGCCGATCTGGCGACCGAAGTTAAGGCCGAAACCGTAGCGCTCGACGCGGTATTGCGCGATCGGATCATTGTCGAGCACCGCGTCGACGTTCTGCGCTTCGAACGAGGCGTACGGCGCAACGAAGTAGCGCGAACCGACGTCCAGCGGTTGATAGAACTCGGTATACAGCTCTTGTTTGTCACCAATCTGCGCGCGAGTCAGCCATTCCGCGCCGAGACGGTTGATGCCGTTGATGCGGTAACTGGCACCGAGGTTGAAGGCGCTATCGCCGCGCATGTCGTCGGACAGGTTGAGCCCGACCCGCAAGTAATCGGTGCCGCTGCGTTTGCCCCGGGCACTGATCACCAGTGTGTGATCCTGGCCTTTGTGCACCACGCGGTATTGCACCTGCTCGAAGTAATCGAGGCCATACAAGGTGCCCATGTCCGAGTGCAGGCGCGCCAGATCCAGCGGCTCGCCAATGTGCTGGCGGATGTAGTAACGAATGACATCGTCGTCGACTTTCGAGTCATTCTCGACGCGGATGCCCGTGATGATGGGTGTGCGTTGACCCGGTGAGCGCGCGGCATTGAGTTCGGCGTCCTGGGATTCCTTGGGTTTAAGCACGGCGAGGCGCGCGTCGAGGATTCGGGTGGCGCGGTAACCGGCGTCGATCATGTCCTGGGCTTTACCGAAATCGGTGACGCCGAACGCCGCCAGCGCTGGCTGAATCAGCACATCGGAGGATTTCAGCGCAGCCAACTGTTCTTCGGAGTTACTGCGGGTCATCAAGGTGATCGACTGGTTCAACACATCGACCACCGTGGTCAGTTGTTTGCGATTGCGCAGCGGTGTGCCGATATCGACGACGATGGCCACGTCAACGCCCATCTCCCGCGCGACGTCGAGGGGAATGTTGTCGGTCATGCCGCCGTCGACCAGTAGCCGGCCATCGAGTTCGACCGGGGCGAACACCGCCGGGATCGACATGCTGGCACGGATCACCTGGGGCAAGTGGCCTTTGCGGAACACCACTTTTTCGCCATTGGAAATGTCGGTGGCGACGGCGCGAAACGGGATGGGCAGTTTGTCGAAATCCCGGGTGTCACTGGTGTGGGCCAGCAGGCTTTCCAGCAGCAGCGAAAGGTTCTGGCCTTGAATCACGCCCAGCGGCAGGCCGAGACTGCCGTCGTCGCGAAAGCTGAGTTTCTGTTTGACCAGAAAGTCGCGGTCATCCTGTTTACGCCGAAACGGCACGTCTTCACGTGGCGGGGCGTCGGACAACGCGGCTTGCCAGTCGATGTTCAGCGCTAGTTTTTCCAGCTCATCGATCTTGTAACCCGACGCGTACAGGCCACCTACCACCGCGCCCATGCTGGTGCCGGCGA encodes:
- a CDS encoding FimV/HubP family polar landmark protein; the protein is MLASRHVVLRGGAKWLLVAGVFSYSAWSMALGLGDITVHSGLNQPLKADIALVDVGGLTQNDLAVRLATVDEFAEAGVERVFFLNDLKFIPILHGNRQMIRVTSSKPVNEPFLNFLVQLDQPNGRLLREYTVLIDPPGSPGIVPATDEPDPRAQSSAFPTVEPVVAAPQAPQAKRDSVPAPTPATPPANDALTEQLAASVLLNQQLQKSLDELNAKLQTQDVQIADGKKQITDLQTRLVELQKAPPPAAVTPTVAPAPVVATVESGDDSLNWPLLGGLLLLLGALAGLFVHRRRQQQMPADEPLPLVPMGNEPDVTEAQRADPVSTHSAQHREEPAAGDVLEAVGIYLAYGRLGEAAGLLRDALHKEPERIDIALQLLEVLGRQGDSVAYEQHENHLRELGVDAQTLQDVRARHPKLASTAPLAALSPVIAAAPIVAAPPAPEGDFELNLGELSMDSSWDLEDSRPATAEAQADISALGSGLQVLPQDFELPEAAGEDAELEWIPEPDAGPLDEDFLNEFADAEPSLALQTLDLQVPEPVHGEHSGKLEQAQTCIDDGDLDSAIALLNELLKEGDEPLKQTARTLLAGIR
- a CDS encoding MarR family transcriptional regulator, whose amino-acid sequence is MPLTDQHRFGMQLAQMSRGWRAELDRRLAGLGLSQARWLVLLHLARFEEAPTQRELAQSVGVEGPTLARLLDSLESQGLVQRQSVMEDRRAKKIVLCAPALPLIEQIETIATQLRHELFEGVDEADLKVCMRVHGHILANLEKS
- a CDS encoding patatin-like phospholipase family protein, which gives rise to MRRLLFCLLLGFLPLLVHASEAPRPKVGLVLSGGAARGLAHIGVLKALEEQGIKIDAIAGTSMGAVVGGLYASGYKIDELEKLALNIDWQAALSDAPPREDVPFRRKQDDRDFLVKQKLSFRDDGSLGLPLGVIQGQNLSLLLESLLAHTSDTRDFDKLPIPFRAVATDISNGEKVVFRKGHLPQVIRASMSIPAVFAPVELDGRLLVDGGMTDNIPLDVAREMGVDVAIVVDIGTPLRNRKQLTTVVDVLNQSITLMTRSNSEEQLAALKSSDVLIQPALAAFGVTDFGKAQDMIDAGYRATRILDARLAVLKPKESQDAELNAARSPGQRTPIITGIRVENDSKVDDDVIRYYIRQHIGEPLDLARLHSDMGTLYGLDYFEQVQYRVVHKGQDHTLVISARGKRSGTDYLRVGLNLSDDMRGDSAFNLGASYRINGINRLGAEWLTRAQIGDKQELYTEFYQPLDVGSRYFVAPYASFEAQNVDAVLDNDPIAQYRVERYGFGLNFGRQIGNNGEVRFGVGEAWGKADVRIGDQDLPSENFNEGFYTLKYSYDSLDNVYFPHEGKDVSLTLMQFEPGLGSDTRYRQWEFKLDKAMSRGPDTLILGGRYGRTLDDANVVTSSFLLGGARQLSGFREDAISGQNVSLMRAVYYRRLTPRSYLPLDFPLYAGASLERGRAWNNDNEFDSGYINAASVFIGFDTPLGPLNFSYGLNDANEQAVYLNLGQTF